The following are from one region of the Hydrogenophaga sp. BPS33 genome:
- the yidD gene encoding membrane protein insertion efficiency factor YidD: MPSDWPRLGLLGLVKGYRLLLSPWLGNTCRFEPSCSVYAIGALERHGALGGSYLMLRRLVRCHPWCEGGHDAVPASMPALFSSLISTSCEKKNPS, encoded by the coding sequence ATGCCGTCTGACTGGCCGCGTCTGGGCCTTCTGGGATTGGTTAAGGGCTATCGCTTGCTGCTCAGTCCTTGGCTGGGCAACACGTGCAGATTCGAGCCCTCCTGCTCGGTTTATGCCATCGGCGCGCTGGAGCGTCACGGAGCTCTCGGCGGCAGCTATCTCATGCTGCGGCGGCTGGTCCGCTGCCACCCTTGGTGCGAAGGTGGTCATGATGCCGTGCCCGCCTCCATGCCAGCGCTGTTCTCCAGCTTGATTTCAACTTCCTGCGAAAAGAAGAACCCGTCATGA
- a CDS encoding ribonuclease P protein component, whose protein sequence is MAGAPVAKTPHFALHRAALSGASGGRALFPVPDAWLGVLLPKRWAKRAVTRNAIRRQIYEVARHQAAHLPQAAHVVRLRSTFNREQFVSATSDALKRAVRAELEQLLASHSAPRVAKPAEVRHAV, encoded by the coding sequence ATGGCCGGCGCTCCTGTGGCCAAAACCCCCCATTTCGCATTGCACCGCGCGGCTCTTTCCGGCGCGAGCGGGGGCCGGGCCTTGTTTCCTGTGCCCGATGCCTGGTTGGGCGTGCTGTTGCCCAAACGCTGGGCCAAGCGCGCCGTGACGCGCAACGCCATCCGCCGCCAGATTTACGAAGTCGCCCGTCATCAGGCTGCCCACCTGCCACAGGCAGCCCATGTGGTGCGTTTGCGCAGCACGTTCAACCGAGAGCAATTCGTGAGCGCCACTTCCGATGCGCTCAAGCGCGCCGTGCGTGCCGAGCTGGAGCAACTGCTGGCGTCGCATTCCGCGCCCCGCGTGGCAAAGCCTGCGGAGGTGCGCCATGCCGTCTGA